A window of the Nycticebus coucang isolate mNycCou1 chromosome 3, mNycCou1.pri, whole genome shotgun sequence genome harbors these coding sequences:
- the MAPK11 gene encoding mitogen-activated protein kinase 11 isoform X1, whose translation MSGPRSGFYRQELNKTVWEVPQRLQGLRPVGSGAYGSVCSAYDTRLRQKVAVKKLSRPFQSLIHARRTYRELRLLKHLKHENVIGLLDVFTPATSIEDFSEVYLVTTLMGADLNNIVKCQALSDEHVQFLVYQLLRGLKYIHSAGIIHRDLKPSNVAVNEDCELRILDFGLARQADEEMTGYVATRWYRAPEIMLNWMHYNQTAPSPPSPTVDIWSVGCIMAELLQGKALFPGSDYIDQLKRIMEVVGTPSPEVLAKISSEHVLLVCPQARTYIQSLPPMPQKDLSSIFHGANPLAIDLLGRMLVLDSDQRVSAAEALAHAYFSQYHDPEDEPEAEPYDESIETKDRTVEEWKELTYQEVLSFKPPEPPKPPSSLEIEQ comes from the exons ATGTCGGGCCCCCGCTCCGGTTTCTACCGGCAGGAGCTGAACAAGACGGTGTGGGAGGTGCCGCAGCGGCTGCAGGGCCTGCGTCCGGTGGGCTCCGGCGCCTACGGCTCGGTCTG TTCGGCCTACGACACGCGGCTGCGTCAGAAGGTGGCAGTGAAGAAGCTGTCGCGCCCCTTCCAGTCGCTGATCCACGCGCGGAGGACGTACCGTGAGCTGCGGCTGCTGAAGCACCTAAAGCACGAGAAC GTTATCGGGCTTCTGGATGTTTTCACGCCGGCCACTTCCATCGAGGACTTCAGCGAAGT GTACTTAGTGACCACCCTGATGGGCGCCGACCTGAACAACATCGTCAAGTGTCAGGCGCTGAGCGACGAACACGTTCAGTTCCTGGTTTACCAGCTGCTGCGCGGGCTGAAG TACATCCACTCTGCTGGGATCATCCACCGG GACCTGAAGCCCAGCAACGTGGCTGTGAATGAGGATTGCGAGCTCAGG ATCCTGGACTTTGGGCTTGCGCGCCAGGCAGATGAGGAGATGACTGGATATGTGGCCACACGCTGGTACCGGGCCCCTGAGATCATGCTGAACTGGATGCACTACAACCAGACAG ctccctcccctccctccccaacaGTGGACATCTGGTCTGTGGGCTGCATCATGGCTGAGCTGCTCCAGGGAAAGGCCCTCTTCCCAGGAAGTGACT ACATTGACCAGCTGAAGCGCATCATGGAAGTGGTGGGCACACCCAGCCCCGAGGTTCTGGCAAAGATATCCTCAGAACAT GTCCTTCTTGTGTGTCCCCAGGCCCGGACATACATCCAGTCCCTGCCCCCCATGCCCCAGAAGGACCTCAGCAGCATCTTCCACGGAGCCAACCCTCTGG CCATAGATCTCCTTGGAAGGATGCTGGTGCTGGACAGTGACCAGAGGGTCAGTGCAGCTGAGGCTCTGGCCCATGCCTACTTTAGCCAGTACCATGACCCTGAGGATGAGCCAGAAGCAGAGCCTTATGATGAGAGCATCGAGACCAAGGACCGGACGGTGGAGGAGTGGAAGG AGCTCACCTACCAGGAAGTCCTCAGCTTCAAGCCCCCAGAGCCACCAAAGCCTCCCAGCAGCCTGGAGATTGAGCAGTGA
- the MAPK11 gene encoding mitogen-activated protein kinase 11 isoform X2: MSGPRSGFYRQELNKTVWEVPQRLQGLRPVGSGAYGSVCSAYDTRLRQKVAVKKLSRPFQSLIHARRTYRELRLLKHLKHENVIGLLDVFTPATSIEDFSEVYLVTTLMGADLNNIVKCQALSDEHVQFLVYQLLRGLKYIHSAGIIHRDLKPSNVAVNEDCELRILDFGLARQADEEMTGYVATRWYRAPEIMLNWMHYNQTAPSPPSPTVDIWSVGCIMAELLQGKALFPGSDYIDQLKRIMEVVGTPSPEVLAKISSEHARTYIQSLPPMPQKDLSSIFHGANPLAIDLLGRMLVLDSDQRVSAAEALAHAYFSQYHDPEDEPEAEPYDESIETKDRTVEEWKELTYQEVLSFKPPEPPKPPSSLEIEQ, from the exons ATGTCGGGCCCCCGCTCCGGTTTCTACCGGCAGGAGCTGAACAAGACGGTGTGGGAGGTGCCGCAGCGGCTGCAGGGCCTGCGTCCGGTGGGCTCCGGCGCCTACGGCTCGGTCTG TTCGGCCTACGACACGCGGCTGCGTCAGAAGGTGGCAGTGAAGAAGCTGTCGCGCCCCTTCCAGTCGCTGATCCACGCGCGGAGGACGTACCGTGAGCTGCGGCTGCTGAAGCACCTAAAGCACGAGAAC GTTATCGGGCTTCTGGATGTTTTCACGCCGGCCACTTCCATCGAGGACTTCAGCGAAGT GTACTTAGTGACCACCCTGATGGGCGCCGACCTGAACAACATCGTCAAGTGTCAGGCGCTGAGCGACGAACACGTTCAGTTCCTGGTTTACCAGCTGCTGCGCGGGCTGAAG TACATCCACTCTGCTGGGATCATCCACCGG GACCTGAAGCCCAGCAACGTGGCTGTGAATGAGGATTGCGAGCTCAGG ATCCTGGACTTTGGGCTTGCGCGCCAGGCAGATGAGGAGATGACTGGATATGTGGCCACACGCTGGTACCGGGCCCCTGAGATCATGCTGAACTGGATGCACTACAACCAGACAG ctccctcccctccctccccaacaGTGGACATCTGGTCTGTGGGCTGCATCATGGCTGAGCTGCTCCAGGGAAAGGCCCTCTTCCCAGGAAGTGACT ACATTGACCAGCTGAAGCGCATCATGGAAGTGGTGGGCACACCCAGCCCCGAGGTTCTGGCAAAGATATCCTCAGAACAT GCCCGGACATACATCCAGTCCCTGCCCCCCATGCCCCAGAAGGACCTCAGCAGCATCTTCCACGGAGCCAACCCTCTGG CCATAGATCTCCTTGGAAGGATGCTGGTGCTGGACAGTGACCAGAGGGTCAGTGCAGCTGAGGCTCTGGCCCATGCCTACTTTAGCCAGTACCATGACCCTGAGGATGAGCCAGAAGCAGAGCCTTATGATGAGAGCATCGAGACCAAGGACCGGACGGTGGAGGAGTGGAAGG AGCTCACCTACCAGGAAGTCCTCAGCTTCAAGCCCCCAGAGCCACCAAAGCCTCCCAGCAGCCTGGAGATTGAGCAGTGA
- the MAPK11 gene encoding mitogen-activated protein kinase 11 isoform X4, which translates to MSGPRSGFYRQELNKTVWEVPQRLQGLRPVGSGAYGSVCSAYDTRLRQKVAVKKLSRPFQSLIHARRTYRELRLLKHLKHENVIGLLDVFTPATSIEDFSEVYLVTTLMGADLNNIVKCQALSDEHVQFLVYQLLRGLKYIHSAGIIHRDLKPSNVAVNEDCELRILDFGLARQADEEMTGYVATRWYRAPEIMLNWMHYNQTVDIWSVGCIMAELLQGKALFPGSDYIDQLKRIMEVVGTPSPEVLAKISSEHARTYIQSLPPMPQKDLSSIFHGANPLAIDLLGRMLVLDSDQRVSAAEALAHAYFSQYHDPEDEPEAEPYDESIETKDRTVEEWKELTYQEVLSFKPPEPPKPPSSLEIEQ; encoded by the exons ATGTCGGGCCCCCGCTCCGGTTTCTACCGGCAGGAGCTGAACAAGACGGTGTGGGAGGTGCCGCAGCGGCTGCAGGGCCTGCGTCCGGTGGGCTCCGGCGCCTACGGCTCGGTCTG TTCGGCCTACGACACGCGGCTGCGTCAGAAGGTGGCAGTGAAGAAGCTGTCGCGCCCCTTCCAGTCGCTGATCCACGCGCGGAGGACGTACCGTGAGCTGCGGCTGCTGAAGCACCTAAAGCACGAGAAC GTTATCGGGCTTCTGGATGTTTTCACGCCGGCCACTTCCATCGAGGACTTCAGCGAAGT GTACTTAGTGACCACCCTGATGGGCGCCGACCTGAACAACATCGTCAAGTGTCAGGCGCTGAGCGACGAACACGTTCAGTTCCTGGTTTACCAGCTGCTGCGCGGGCTGAAG TACATCCACTCTGCTGGGATCATCCACCGG GACCTGAAGCCCAGCAACGTGGCTGTGAATGAGGATTGCGAGCTCAGG ATCCTGGACTTTGGGCTTGCGCGCCAGGCAGATGAGGAGATGACTGGATATGTGGCCACACGCTGGTACCGGGCCCCTGAGATCATGCTGAACTGGATGCACTACAACCAGACAG TGGACATCTGGTCTGTGGGCTGCATCATGGCTGAGCTGCTCCAGGGAAAGGCCCTCTTCCCAGGAAGTGACT ACATTGACCAGCTGAAGCGCATCATGGAAGTGGTGGGCACACCCAGCCCCGAGGTTCTGGCAAAGATATCCTCAGAACAT GCCCGGACATACATCCAGTCCCTGCCCCCCATGCCCCAGAAGGACCTCAGCAGCATCTTCCACGGAGCCAACCCTCTGG CCATAGATCTCCTTGGAAGGATGCTGGTGCTGGACAGTGACCAGAGGGTCAGTGCAGCTGAGGCTCTGGCCCATGCCTACTTTAGCCAGTACCATGACCCTGAGGATGAGCCAGAAGCAGAGCCTTATGATGAGAGCATCGAGACCAAGGACCGGACGGTGGAGGAGTGGAAGG AGCTCACCTACCAGGAAGTCCTCAGCTTCAAGCCCCCAGAGCCACCAAAGCCTCCCAGCAGCCTGGAGATTGAGCAGTGA
- the MAPK11 gene encoding mitogen-activated protein kinase 11 isoform X3, giving the protein MSGPRSGFYRQELNKTVWEVPQRLQGLRPVGSGAYGSVCSAYDTRLRQKVAVKKLSRPFQSLIHARRTYRELRLLKHLKHENVIGLLDVFTPATSIEDFSEVYLVTTLMGADLNNIVKCQALSDEHVQFLVYQLLRGLKYIHSAGIIHRDLKPSNVAVNEDCELRILDFGLARQADEEMTGYVATRWYRAPEIMLNWMHYNQTVDIWSVGCIMAELLQGKALFPGSDYIDQLKRIMEVVGTPSPEVLAKISSEHVLLVCPQARTYIQSLPPMPQKDLSSIFHGANPLAIDLLGRMLVLDSDQRVSAAEALAHAYFSQYHDPEDEPEAEPYDESIETKDRTVEEWKELTYQEVLSFKPPEPPKPPSSLEIEQ; this is encoded by the exons ATGTCGGGCCCCCGCTCCGGTTTCTACCGGCAGGAGCTGAACAAGACGGTGTGGGAGGTGCCGCAGCGGCTGCAGGGCCTGCGTCCGGTGGGCTCCGGCGCCTACGGCTCGGTCTG TTCGGCCTACGACACGCGGCTGCGTCAGAAGGTGGCAGTGAAGAAGCTGTCGCGCCCCTTCCAGTCGCTGATCCACGCGCGGAGGACGTACCGTGAGCTGCGGCTGCTGAAGCACCTAAAGCACGAGAAC GTTATCGGGCTTCTGGATGTTTTCACGCCGGCCACTTCCATCGAGGACTTCAGCGAAGT GTACTTAGTGACCACCCTGATGGGCGCCGACCTGAACAACATCGTCAAGTGTCAGGCGCTGAGCGACGAACACGTTCAGTTCCTGGTTTACCAGCTGCTGCGCGGGCTGAAG TACATCCACTCTGCTGGGATCATCCACCGG GACCTGAAGCCCAGCAACGTGGCTGTGAATGAGGATTGCGAGCTCAGG ATCCTGGACTTTGGGCTTGCGCGCCAGGCAGATGAGGAGATGACTGGATATGTGGCCACACGCTGGTACCGGGCCCCTGAGATCATGCTGAACTGGATGCACTACAACCAGACAG TGGACATCTGGTCTGTGGGCTGCATCATGGCTGAGCTGCTCCAGGGAAAGGCCCTCTTCCCAGGAAGTGACT ACATTGACCAGCTGAAGCGCATCATGGAAGTGGTGGGCACACCCAGCCCCGAGGTTCTGGCAAAGATATCCTCAGAACAT GTCCTTCTTGTGTGTCCCCAGGCCCGGACATACATCCAGTCCCTGCCCCCCATGCCCCAGAAGGACCTCAGCAGCATCTTCCACGGAGCCAACCCTCTGG CCATAGATCTCCTTGGAAGGATGCTGGTGCTGGACAGTGACCAGAGGGTCAGTGCAGCTGAGGCTCTGGCCCATGCCTACTTTAGCCAGTACCATGACCCTGAGGATGAGCCAGAAGCAGAGCCTTATGATGAGAGCATCGAGACCAAGGACCGGACGGTGGAGGAGTGGAAGG AGCTCACCTACCAGGAAGTCCTCAGCTTCAAGCCCCCAGAGCCACCAAAGCCTCCCAGCAGCCTGGAGATTGAGCAGTGA
- the MAPK12 gene encoding mitogen-activated protein kinase 12 isoform X1 codes for MSSPPPARSGFYRQEVTKTSWEVRTVYKDLQPVGSGAYGAVCSAVDSRTGAKVAIKKLYRPFQSELFAKRAYRELRLLKHMRHENVIGLLDVFTPDETVDDFTDFYLVMPFMGTDLGKLMKHEKLSEDRIQFLVYQMLKGLKYIHAAGIIHRDLKPGNLAVNEDCELKILDFGLARQADSEMTGYVVTRWYRAPEVILNWMRYTQTVDIWSVGCIMAEMITGKTLFKGNDHLDQLKEIMKVTGTPPPEFVQRLRSADAKNYMKGLPELEKKDFASILTNASPMAVNLLEKMLVLDAEQRVTAAEALAHPYFESLHDSEDAPEAQKYDDSFDDMDCTLDEWKRVTYKEVLSFKPPRQLGARVSKETAL; via the exons ATGAGCTCCCCGCCGCCTGCGCGCAGTGGCTTTTACCGCCAGGAGGTGACCAAGACCAGCTGGGAGGTGCGCACTGTGTACAAGGACCTGCAGCCCGTGGGCTCGGGCGCCTACGGCGCGGTGTG CTCGGCAGTGGACAGCCGAACGGGAGCCAAGGTGGCCATCAAGAAGCTGTACCGGCCCTTCCAGTCCGAGCTGTTCGCCAAGCGCGCTTACCGTGAGCTGCGCCTCCTCAAGCACATGCGCCATGAGAAC GTGATTGGGCTACTGGATGTGTTCACTCCTGATGAGACCGTAGATGACTTCACAGACTT TTACCTGGTGATGCCGTTCATGGGCACTGACCTGGGCAAACTCATGAAGCATGAGAAGCTGAGTGAGGACCGGATCCAGTTCCTGGTTTACCAGATGCTGAAGGGGCTGAAG TATATCCATGCTGCTGGCATCATCCACAGG GACCTGAAGCCTGGCAACCTAGCAGTGAATGAGGACTGTGAACTTAAG ATCCTGGATTTTGGCCTGGCCAGGCAGGCAGACAGTGAGATGACTGGATATGTAGTGACACGGTGGTACCGGGCACCCGAGGTCATCTTGAACTGGATGCGCTACACACAGACTG TGGACATCTGGTCTGTTGGCTGCATTATGGCAGAGATGATCACAGGGAAGACGCTTTTCAAGGGCAACGACC ACCTGGATCAGCTCAAGGAGATCATGAAGGTGACAGGCACACCGCCGCCTGAGTTTGTCCAGAGACTACGGAGCGCGGAT GCCAAGAACTACATGAAGGGCCTCCCGGAGCTGGAGAAGAAGGACTTTGCCTCCATCCTGACCAACGCCAGCCCCATGG CTGTGAACCTCCTGGAGAAGATGCTTGTGCTGGATGCAGAGCAGCGGGTGACGGCAGCTGAGGCACTGGCCCACCCCTACTTCGAGTCCCTCCACGACTCAGAAGACGCGCCTGAAGCCCAGAAATACGATGACTCTTTTGACGATATGGACTGCACGCTGGATGAGTGGAAGC GTGTCACGTACAAAGAGGTGCTCAGCTTCAAGCCTCCTAGGCAGTTGGGGGCCAGGGTCTCCAAAGAGACAGCTCTGTGA
- the MAPK12 gene encoding mitogen-activated protein kinase 12 isoform X2 has protein sequence MSSPPPARSGFYRQEVTKTSWEVRTVYKDLQPVGSGAYGAVCRTGAKVAIKKLYRPFQSELFAKRAYRELRLLKHMRHENVIGLLDVFTPDETVDDFTDFYLVMPFMGTDLGKLMKHEKLSEDRIQFLVYQMLKGLKYIHAAGIIHRDLKPGNLAVNEDCELKILDFGLARQADSEMTGYVVTRWYRAPEVILNWMRYTQTVDIWSVGCIMAEMITGKTLFKGNDHLDQLKEIMKVTGTPPPEFVQRLRSADAKNYMKGLPELEKKDFASILTNASPMAVNLLEKMLVLDAEQRVTAAEALAHPYFESLHDSEDAPEAQKYDDSFDDMDCTLDEWKRVTYKEVLSFKPPRQLGARVSKETAL, from the exons ATGAGCTCCCCGCCGCCTGCGCGCAGTGGCTTTTACCGCCAGGAGGTGACCAAGACCAGCTGGGAGGTGCGCACTGTGTACAAGGACCTGCAGCCCGTGGGCTCGGGCGCCTACGGCGCGGTGTG CCGAACGGGAGCCAAGGTGGCCATCAAGAAGCTGTACCGGCCCTTCCAGTCCGAGCTGTTCGCCAAGCGCGCTTACCGTGAGCTGCGCCTCCTCAAGCACATGCGCCATGAGAAC GTGATTGGGCTACTGGATGTGTTCACTCCTGATGAGACCGTAGATGACTTCACAGACTT TTACCTGGTGATGCCGTTCATGGGCACTGACCTGGGCAAACTCATGAAGCATGAGAAGCTGAGTGAGGACCGGATCCAGTTCCTGGTTTACCAGATGCTGAAGGGGCTGAAG TATATCCATGCTGCTGGCATCATCCACAGG GACCTGAAGCCTGGCAACCTAGCAGTGAATGAGGACTGTGAACTTAAG ATCCTGGATTTTGGCCTGGCCAGGCAGGCAGACAGTGAGATGACTGGATATGTAGTGACACGGTGGTACCGGGCACCCGAGGTCATCTTGAACTGGATGCGCTACACACAGACTG TGGACATCTGGTCTGTTGGCTGCATTATGGCAGAGATGATCACAGGGAAGACGCTTTTCAAGGGCAACGACC ACCTGGATCAGCTCAAGGAGATCATGAAGGTGACAGGCACACCGCCGCCTGAGTTTGTCCAGAGACTACGGAGCGCGGAT GCCAAGAACTACATGAAGGGCCTCCCGGAGCTGGAGAAGAAGGACTTTGCCTCCATCCTGACCAACGCCAGCCCCATGG CTGTGAACCTCCTGGAGAAGATGCTTGTGCTGGATGCAGAGCAGCGGGTGACGGCAGCTGAGGCACTGGCCCACCCCTACTTCGAGTCCCTCCACGACTCAGAAGACGCGCCTGAAGCCCAGAAATACGATGACTCTTTTGACGATATGGACTGCACGCTGGATGAGTGGAAGC GTGTCACGTACAAAGAGGTGCTCAGCTTCAAGCCTCCTAGGCAGTTGGGGGCCAGGGTCTCCAAAGAGACAGCTCTGTGA